gctgctataaacattcatgtgtaggtttttaggtgaacataagttttcaaatcaattAGGTAACTACCTAAGAATGTGATTGTTGGATCATAGGTAAGAATAGATTTagcttagtaaaaaaaaaaaaaaaaatccactgccAAATTGCCTTTCAAAGTGCATGTGCCATCTTGCATCTTTTATACaggatgagcatcttttcatatgcttatttgccatccatatatcttgtTTGGTGAAGTGtgtcttcagatcttttgcccatttttaaattgggttgtcttcttattattgacattttttttggagggggggattagccttgagctaacatctgtgcccatcttcctctattttatatttgggatgcctgccacagcatggcttgataagccatgtccacacccaggctccGAACCAGCCGCCACagaggagcgtgcaaacttaactgctgcaccactgggccggcccctatcgttgacttttaagagttctttggagacaaatcctttatcagatatgtgttttgcaaatattttctccatcctgtggcctgtcttttcattctcataacagtatctttcacagggcagaagtttttcattttaatacagTCTAACTTATcaattcaattttttctttcacagattgtgcttttgatgttgtatctgAAATTTCaccaccaaacccaaggtcacctagattttctcctatgttattctagatgttttattGGTTTCCATTCTACATTTAGgcctgtgattcattttgagttaatttttgtgaaaggtaaaGTCTGTGTCTGGTTCTTTCCCAAGGCTGCAGCCCCCAGCACAGGACCCAGGACAGAGTCAGCCTCACAGAATGCCCCAAATCAGGACTCTGACTAAGGTGAGGTGGCTCAGGGACATTTGATAGCCCATCAGATTATACAGCTCACAATGTCTGATCCCACAAACACCTGGTCATGGGCTCCACCAGGAGGTGGAGTGGGAAAGGCAGGAACCACCGACTTCTAGGCACAGTCATTCgccaactgaaatctcacaagacTCAACAGCTTCTCCCTCAGCCCCAAAGTCACTAAGTGGCCACCAAGCCTAGCACTTCTCCATTTACAGCTTTCCAATACACCTCCTCCACTTTCCTTTCCACCCCCAAGAACACTGAGCTCAGGCCTCATCTCCTTACCAATGTGGCTGACCACTGAATCTCCCACTAGCTGTGTGTGATCTCGAGGGAAGAGCCACATTCTGGTCATTTCTGTCTCCAGCTCTGGGCCTCACCCAAGTAAGTGCTTAATGGTTACTAACCATGAAGAATCATTGTTGTAGAATATTTGTTCCTCccagccccccaaattcatatgttgaaaacttAACACCCAAGGTAATGGTATTAGctggggccttgggaggtgattaggtcatgagagcagAGTCCTCATGAAAGGGATTAGTAactttataaaagaggccccaggggTATCCCTTATCCTTTCcgccatgtaaggacacagtgagatgtcagcagtctgcaacccagaagagggcctcCACCATGTTGGCACTGATCTtgtacttccagcctccagaaactgctgttgtttataagccccccggtctgtggtattttgttatagcagcccaaactaaaGCATACCTGTCTGCCCTTCTGGAAATAATCATGACctgagtcaggagacctgggctcAACCACCGACGCggccccctccctctctggtcctcagtttccccaactctGCAGAAGGGAGAGAACAACATGATTTCTAAAGGGCATTCCTCTAACATCCTCTGGATTCAGTGGTTCTGCGTTATGACTGCAAATAGAGCTGCAATTTTGGCTGAGGTCCAAAGAGGAAGGGCCACTAATGGGTGGACACACCACACAGGGGCTGCCCCTTTGAAAGGGGCAGGCAATGAGGAGAGGTTAGTGGGAAGCCTGTGGCAATCAAGCAATGACAAAGTTGTGGGCAGGCAACCTTCAGGGGCAGAAAGAGGAGACTGAAGTCAGACACCTGGTTGTAAGTCTCCCACCCACCACTCAACTATGTGACCCCAGCTGTTCCCTTAGTCtgagccttttttttccccttggtccTTGCGTGAACAAGCAGTGTGTCTGGTGAATTAGGTTTTGAACCCGAGGAGCTAATAGAACAGGAAGCCTCACTCTGGGCTCTGAGATGATGTCACCCTCCTGACGGGGATGGGGGAGTCAGTGagcacccccaaccccacccccacctgctgcTCCTGAGCCAGCAGAGCAAAAGGTGCTGATGCTTCTAGGCCCAACTCCCCACCACCTTCTGCTATCACACTAGAGCAAGAAATTCAGACTAGACGAGAGCCACTGCATGTTAAAGTTTTATATGAAATTCTGTAAATGTGTATAGAATGGCACGGGGCCGCCTGCCCACAAGGCCTTGCCTATCGGGGCACCGCCGCTCAGCACTTGCTGTAGATGGCTGCGCTGCCCCGCTCCCGAAACTCTTCCTTGCTGACCCAGAGCTGCTGGAAGGCCTGTAGGGAGGCCAGGATGGAGCCGCCGGTCCACACGGAGGTCTTCCTCTCGGGAGCAGCAGCCACTGAAAGGCTGTCCCCAGGACAGAGGAGGCTCAGCTCCCTCTGGAAGCGCTGGGGGAAGCCCTCCAGCATGGTACAACCACCACACAGCAGCACATTGGCCGCCATCTCCTCCTTGAAGCCCGCCTCCTGGCAGCGGCCCAGGCAGGCAGCCGTGACCGCATGAAGGCCGGGATCGCTGCTGCCCACCAAGGTGGGTTTGAAGAGCATCTCGGCACACTGGAAGCGCTCGTGACCGATGGTGATGAGCTTGCCATCAGGGAGCTCGTAGACCACATGCAGCTCCTCCAGACCCAGGCGGAGCTCCTCCTCGGGCACGAGTGCCGAGTAGCAGCACTCCTTCTTGATGTGCTCGATGATGTGCAGGTGGTCGTCCGTGAACTGGTGGCCGGCCCCGTTGAGCAGCTGCAGCAGGTAGTTGGTGAGGTCGCTCCCGGCATAGTCGGTGCGGCTCGTCAGGCCCGGCAGCACGTTGCCCTCTGAGATAGGCACCACATGCGAGACACCATGCCCACTCTCCACCACCAGCCCTGAGGTCTTGCCATAGGAATAGATGGACAGCAGCGACTGGGACGTCACATGCATGGCAGGGATGCCAAAGGTTTCAAACATGAGCTCGGCGTATTTCTCCCGATTGCTGATGGGGCTGAGCGGGGCGTCGGAGAGCAGCACAGCATGATCCTCAGGGAGGATCTTCATGGCTGTGTGGAATACGTACTCCAAGATGTTCTGGACACAGTCCCAATCCACCACGACACCATATTTTAGCGGGTTAACCAGCTTCAGAGGCGCCTCCATGTTGAGCAGCTCGTGGCCCACATAGGTCTCCTTGCGGTTGTCGCCAGCATCAGCGGCCTCGGAGTAGTGCTTGCCCACAGTAGAGGAGATGAAGTAGGTGGGCCTTGGCTCCCCTGCATAGCCACACTTACAGTACTGGGAACCCAGGTCTAAGATGAGTGCCTTGATCTTACGCACCTTCTTGGGCTTCATCTTCAGCTGAGTGGCTGAACCTGTGTCCAGAATGCCAACGTCAGGACTTGGCAGTGTTCCCATCTCTCCAGGGTCACCCTGAGCCGTGCCCATGGGCATGGGGCTAGAGCAGTTTCTCGTTGCCATCTACCTTCCTTGCTCACCTTTCTCACATCCACATCCTAGAGCTCCATGGGGAGAAATAAGAGGGTCCACCTCCAGCAGTGCCTTGGCAACCCCCCCAGGATTGTGATGTCACTTGGGGCTGGTCCATTCTGGCAGCCTGGGGGAGGGCTTGGCCTTGGCAGGCACTTGATCTGTCACGCGTACCCGACTtgtcacccccaccccatccacctAACTCGACTTTGCTCCAGGACAGAGCAGGTGGCTAGCACAGCTTTAGAAATGCAAGCATACTGGGGTTCAGAGGTTTCAGCTCCCTCCCCTTACATCCATGCTCCTCATCCCGTTTACCTTTTACCCCTCTGCTTCTTGGCCAAGAGGGTGATAAATATTTGAGTCTCTACAGTAAGCCAGGCACCTCATATACGTTATTTCAAAGAATCCTGAGAGGTAGGCAGAacaggaaatcaaggctcagaatTCAAATGACTTGCCCATGAGCAAACAGTTCTTGGAGTGTTTGTACTCTAATCCATGTTCATCCAACTCCAATGTACCAGGTCTCCTTAAAGAGCGTGAGGGCCCCAACAGTACTTTCATCCCTTTATTCAACATTTACTGGGGTTTGCAGTGAGTCCAGCCCACTGCAGCCTGCCAGTGATAGATGA
Above is a genomic segment from Equus przewalskii isolate Varuska chromosome 26, EquPr2, whole genome shotgun sequence containing:
- the ACTL7B gene encoding actin-like protein 7B; amino-acid sequence: MATRNCSSPMPMGTAQGDPGEMGTLPSPDVGILDTGSATQLKMKPKKVRKIKALILDLGSQYCKCGYAGEPRPTYFISSTVGKHYSEAADAGDNRKETYVGHELLNMEAPLKLVNPLKYGVVVDWDCVQNILEYVFHTAMKILPEDHAVLLSDAPLSPISNREKYAELMFETFGIPAMHVTSQSLLSIYSYGKTSGLVVESGHGVSHVVPISEGNVLPGLTSRTDYAGSDLTNYLLQLLNGAGHQFTDDHLHIIEHIKKECCYSALVPEEELRLGLEELHVVYELPDGKLITIGHERFQCAEMLFKPTLVGSSDPGLHAVTAACLGRCQEAGFKEEMAANVLLCGGCTMLEGFPQRFQRELSLLCPGDSLSVAAAPERKTSVWTGGSILASLQAFQQLWVSKEEFRERGSAAIYSKC